A stretch of the Streptomyces venezuelae genome encodes the following:
- a CDS encoding MarR family winged helix-turn-helix transcriptional regulator: MGDTPDGTVAVNEPTIDEQIAAYQREFQDLDPQVEKVVSGLSRLNRRMNVAYGRQTAALGISNAEWEVLKALVLSGAPYRMGPSELAKQLGLTPAAMTHRIDRMTAEGLVTRERDESNRVRVIVELTQEGRSKWLDAMRMASVFEEDLLQDLSPDERGVLGDILTRLLDRVEHLQGRG; the protein is encoded by the coding sequence ATGGGTGACACGCCGGACGGCACCGTGGCCGTCAACGAGCCGACCATCGACGAACAGATCGCCGCCTACCAGCGCGAATTCCAGGACCTCGACCCCCAGGTCGAGAAGGTCGTGTCGGGGCTGAGCCGCCTCAACCGCCGTATGAACGTCGCGTACGGCCGCCAGACCGCGGCCCTGGGCATCAGCAACGCGGAGTGGGAGGTGCTCAAGGCCCTCGTCCTCTCCGGCGCCCCGTACCGGATGGGCCCGAGCGAGCTCGCGAAGCAGCTGGGCCTGACGCCGGCGGCGATGACCCACCGGATCGACCGCATGACGGCGGAAGGACTGGTCACCCGCGAGCGGGACGAGTCCAACCGCGTCCGGGTGATCGTGGAGCTCACGCAGGAGGGCCGCAGCAAGTGGCTCGATGCGATGCGCATGGCCTCGGTCTTCGAGGAGGACCTCCTCCAGGACCTCTCTCCCGACGAGCGCGGCGTGCTGGGCGACATCCTGACCCGCCTCCTGGACCGTGTGGAGCACCTTCAGGGCCGGGGCTGA